TGCAGCCGTGCTGCGCGACACCGGCCGCCAGCGCGCGCCGGTGCGTGTTCAGGCCGCGAAACGCGGGCAGCAGGGAAGGGTGGATGTTGAGCATGCGCCCCTGAAACCAGGCGATGAGTTCGGGGCTTAGGACACGCATGAAGCCGGCCATTGCGATCAGCTCCGGGCGATAAACTTCGACGCGCGCCAGGAGTTCTCGATCATAGCTTGCGCGGTCAGTGAAGCGCCCGGGCTCGAGCGCCTCGGCAGCGATGCCGGCCTCGCGGGCGCGGGTGAGCGCATAAGCGTCCGAACGGTCGCTTATTACCGCTCGAATTTCGCCCGAGATCTCACCGCGCTCCTGCGCGTCAATCATTGCCTGCAGATTGCTGCCACGGCCGGACACGAGCACGACGATGG
Above is a window of Gammaproteobacteria bacterium DNA encoding:
- the purN gene encoding phosphoribosylglycinamide formyltransferase gives rise to the protein MVVLVSGRGSNLQAMIDAQERGEISGEIRAVISDRSDAYALTRAREAGIAAEALEPGRFTDRASYDRELLARVEVYRPELIAMAGFMRVLSPELIAWFQGRMLNIHPSLLPAFRGLNTHRRALAAGVAQHGCSVHFVTNELDAGPVVAQARVRVAPDDDEETLAARVLRREHVIYPQTVRWFCEGRLMFANGAAWLDSSPLARPVMLTECQCEI